Proteins encoded together in one Ictidomys tridecemlineatus isolate mIctTri1 chromosome 3, mIctTri1.hap1, whole genome shotgun sequence window:
- the Cygb gene encoding cytoglobin isoform X1, whose protein sequence is MEKVPGEMEIERRERSEELSEAERKAVQATWARLYANCEDVGVAILVRFFVNFPSAKQYFSQFKHMEEPLEMERSPQLRKHACRVMGALNTVVENLHDPDKVSSVLALVGKAHALKHKVEPVYFKILSGVILEVIAEEFANDFPPETQRAWAKLRGLIYSHVTAAYKEVGWVQQVPNATTLLSHWNDRCKEVHT, encoded by the exons ATGGAGAAAGTGCCTGGCGAGATGGAGATTGAGCGCAGGGAGCGCAGCGAGGAGCTGTCCGAGGCGGAAAGGAAGGCGGTGCAGGCTACGTGGGCCCGGCTGTATGCCAACTGCGAGGACGTGGGGGTGGCCATCCTGGTGAG GTTCTTCGTGAACTTTCCCTCCGCCAAGCAGTACTTCAGCCAGTTCAAACACATGGAGGAGCCCCTGGAAATGGAGCGGAGCCCCCAGCTGCGGAAGCACGCCTGCAGGGTCATGGGGGCCCTCAACACTGTGGTGGAGAACCTACACGACCCCGACAAGGTGTCCTCTGTGCTGGCCCTCGTGGGCAAAGCCCATGCCCTGAAGCACAAGGTGGAGCCCGTGTACTTCAAG ATCCTCTCTGGGGTCATTCTGGAGGTCATCGCTGAGGAGTTTGCCAATGACTTCCCACCTGAGACGCAGAGAGCCTGGGCCAAGCTGCGTGGCCTCATCTACAGCCACGTGACCGCTGCCTACAAGGAAGTGGGCTGGGTACAGCAGGTCCCCAACGCCACCAC cctcctgagccactggaatgacAGGTGTAAGGAGGtgcatacctga
- the Cygb gene encoding cytoglobin isoform X2 — MEKVPGEMEIERRERSEELSEAERKAVQATWARLYANCEDVGVAILVRFFVNFPSAKQYFSQFKHMEEPLEMERSPQLRKHACRVMGALNTVVENLHDPDKVSSVLALVGKAHALKHKVEPVYFKILSGVILEVIAEEFANDFPPETQRAWAKLRGLIYSHVTAAYKEVGWVQQVPNATTPPTTLPSSGP, encoded by the exons ATGGAGAAAGTGCCTGGCGAGATGGAGATTGAGCGCAGGGAGCGCAGCGAGGAGCTGTCCGAGGCGGAAAGGAAGGCGGTGCAGGCTACGTGGGCCCGGCTGTATGCCAACTGCGAGGACGTGGGGGTGGCCATCCTGGTGAG GTTCTTCGTGAACTTTCCCTCCGCCAAGCAGTACTTCAGCCAGTTCAAACACATGGAGGAGCCCCTGGAAATGGAGCGGAGCCCCCAGCTGCGGAAGCACGCCTGCAGGGTCATGGGGGCCCTCAACACTGTGGTGGAGAACCTACACGACCCCGACAAGGTGTCCTCTGTGCTGGCCCTCGTGGGCAAAGCCCATGCCCTGAAGCACAAGGTGGAGCCCGTGTACTTCAAG ATCCTCTCTGGGGTCATTCTGGAGGTCATCGCTGAGGAGTTTGCCAATGACTTCCCACCTGAGACGCAGAGAGCCTGGGCCAAGCTGCGTGGCCTCATCTACAGCCACGTGACCGCTGCCTACAAGGAAGTGGGCTGGGTACAGCAGGTCCCCAACGCCACCAC CCCACCCACCACACTGCCCTCTTCGGGGCCGTAG